The Symphalangus syndactylus isolate Jambi chromosome 3, NHGRI_mSymSyn1-v2.1_pri, whole genome shotgun sequence genome has a segment encoding these proteins:
- the LOC129479079 gene encoding protein NipSnap homolog 3B isoform X2, producing MLVLRSGLSRALASRTLAPQVCSSFATGPRQYDGTLYEFRTYYLKPSHMNAFMENLKKNIRLRTTYSELVGFWSVEFGGTMNKVFHIWKYDNFAHRAEVRKALANCKEWQEQTIIPNLAHIDKQETEITYLIPWSKLEKPPKEGVYELAVFQMKPGGPALWGDAFERAINAHINLGYTKVVGVFHTEYGELNRVHVLWWNESADSRAAGRHKSHEDPRVVAAVRESVNYLESQQNMLLIPASFSPLK from the exons ATGCTGGTTCTCAGAAGCGGCCTGAGCAGGGCGCTTGCCTCACGGACGCTCGCGCCTCAG GTGTGCTCATCTTTTGCTACGGGTCCTAGACAATACGATGGAACGCTCTATGAATTTCGTACTTATTACCTTAAACCTTCACATATGAATGCGTTCATGGAAAATCTTAAGAAAAACATTCGTCTTCGGACAACTTACTCTGAATTGGTTGGATTTTGGAGTGTGGAATTTGGAGGCACAATGAATAAAGTGTTTCATATTTGGAAGTATG ATAATTTTGCTCATCGAGCTGAAGTCCGGAAAGCCTTAGCCAACTGTAAGGAATGGCAAGAACAAACTATCATTCCAAATTTGGCTCACATTGATAAACAAGAGACGGAAATTACTTACCTGATACCATGGTCCAAATTAGAAAAGCCTCCAAAAGAAG GAGTCTATGAACTAGCTGTTTTTCAGATGAAACCTGGTGGGCCAGCTCTGTGGGGTGATGCATTTGAAAGAGCAATTAATGCACATATCAATTTAGGCTACACAAAAGTAGTTGGTGTTTTCCACACAGAATATGGAGAACTCAACAGAG TTCATGTTCTTTGGTGGAATGAGAGTGCAGATAGTCGTGCAGCTGGGAGGCATAAGTCCCATGAGGATCCCAGAGTTGTGGCAGCTG ttCGGGAAAGTGTCAACTACCTAGAATCTCAGCAGAATATGCTTCTGATTCCTGCATCATTTTCACCATTGAAATAG
- the LOC129479079 gene encoding protein NipSnap homolog 3B isoform X1 gives MFLKDRLPSNSPCTTELTTLSLSLWNQSTLFVCSSFATGPRQYDGTLYEFRTYYLKPSHMNAFMENLKKNIRLRTTYSELVGFWSVEFGGTMNKVFHIWKYDNFAHRAEVRKALANCKEWQEQTIIPNLAHIDKQETEITYLIPWSKLEKPPKEGVYELAVFQMKPGGPALWGDAFERAINAHINLGYTKVVGVFHTEYGELNRVHVLWWNESADSRAAGRHKSHEDPRVVAAVRESVNYLESQQNMLLIPASFSPLK, from the exons ATGTTCCTGAAAGACCGCTTGCCCAGTAACAGCCCCTGTACCACTGAACTGACAACTCTGTCTTTGAGTCTCTGGAACCAATCAACTCTCTTT GTGTGCTCATCTTTTGCTACGGGTCCTAGACAATACGATGGAACGCTCTATGAATTTCGTACTTATTACCTTAAACCTTCACATATGAATGCGTTCATGGAAAATCTTAAGAAAAACATTCGTCTTCGGACAACTTACTCTGAATTGGTTGGATTTTGGAGTGTGGAATTTGGAGGCACAATGAATAAAGTGTTTCATATTTGGAAGTATG ATAATTTTGCTCATCGAGCTGAAGTCCGGAAAGCCTTAGCCAACTGTAAGGAATGGCAAGAACAAACTATCATTCCAAATTTGGCTCACATTGATAAACAAGAGACGGAAATTACTTACCTGATACCATGGTCCAAATTAGAAAAGCCTCCAAAAGAAG GAGTCTATGAACTAGCTGTTTTTCAGATGAAACCTGGTGGGCCAGCTCTGTGGGGTGATGCATTTGAAAGAGCAATTAATGCACATATCAATTTAGGCTACACAAAAGTAGTTGGTGTTTTCCACACAGAATATGGAGAACTCAACAGAG TTCATGTTCTTTGGTGGAATGAGAGTGCAGATAGTCGTGCAGCTGGGAGGCATAAGTCCCATGAGGATCCCAGAGTTGTGGCAGCTG ttCGGGAAAGTGTCAACTACCTAGAATCTCAGCAGAATATGCTTCTGATTCCTGCATCATTTTCACCATTGAAATAG
- the LOC129479079 gene encoding protein NipSnap homolog 3B isoform X3 — translation MLVLRSGLSRALASRTLAPQVCSSFATGPRQYDGTLYEFRTYYLKPSHMNAFMENLKKNIRLRTTYSELVGFWSVEFGGTMNKVFHIWKYDNFAHRAEVRKALANCKEWQEQTIIPNLAHIDKQETEITYLIPWSKLEKPPKEVHVLWWNESADSRAAGRHKSHEDPRVVAAVRESVNYLESQQNMLLIPASFSPLK, via the exons ATGCTGGTTCTCAGAAGCGGCCTGAGCAGGGCGCTTGCCTCACGGACGCTCGCGCCTCAG GTGTGCTCATCTTTTGCTACGGGTCCTAGACAATACGATGGAACGCTCTATGAATTTCGTACTTATTACCTTAAACCTTCACATATGAATGCGTTCATGGAAAATCTTAAGAAAAACATTCGTCTTCGGACAACTTACTCTGAATTGGTTGGATTTTGGAGTGTGGAATTTGGAGGCACAATGAATAAAGTGTTTCATATTTGGAAGTATG ATAATTTTGCTCATCGAGCTGAAGTCCGGAAAGCCTTAGCCAACTGTAAGGAATGGCAAGAACAAACTATCATTCCAAATTTGGCTCACATTGATAAACAAGAGACGGAAATTACTTACCTGATACCATGGTCCAAATTAGAAAAGCCTCCAAAAGAAG TTCATGTTCTTTGGTGGAATGAGAGTGCAGATAGTCGTGCAGCTGGGAGGCATAAGTCCCATGAGGATCCCAGAGTTGTGGCAGCTG ttCGGGAAAGTGTCAACTACCTAGAATCTCAGCAGAATATGCTTCTGATTCCTGCATCATTTTCACCATTGAAATAG
- the NIPSNAP3A gene encoding protein NipSnap homolog 3A isoform X1, protein MLVLRSALTRALASRRLAPQVCSSFATGPRQYDGTFYEFRSYYLKPSKMNEFLENFKKNAHLRTAHSELVGYWSVEFGGRMNTVFHIWKYDNFAHRTEVRKALAKDKEWQEQFLIPNLALMDKQESEITYLVPWCKLEKPPKEGVYELATFQMKPGGPALWGDAFKRAVHAHVNLGYTKLVGVFHTEYGALNRVHVLWWNESADSRAAGRHKSHEDPRVVAAVRESVNYLVSQQNMLLIPTSFSPLK, encoded by the exons GTGTGCTCATCTTTTGCTACGGGACCCAGACAATACGATGGAACATTCTATGAATTTCGTTCTTATTACCTTAAGCCCTCAAAGATGAATGAGTTCctggaaaattttaagaaaaacgcTCATCTTCGGACAGCTCACTCTGAATTGGTTGGATACTGGAGTGTAGAATTTGGAGGCAGAATGAATACAGTGTTTCATATTTGGAAGTATG ATAATTTTGCTCATCGAACTGAAGTTCGGAAAGCCTTGGCCAAAGATAAGGAATGGCAAGAACAATTCCTCATTCCAAATTTGGCTCTCATGGATAAACAAGAGAGTGAGATTACTTATCTGGTACCATGGTGCAAATTAGAAAAACCTCCAAAAGAAG GAGTCTATGAACTGGCCACTTTTCAGATGAAACCTGGTGGGCCAGCTCTGTGGGGTGATGCATTTAAAAGGGCAGTTCATGCTCATGTCAATCTAGGCTACACAAAACTAGTTGGAGTGTTCCACACAGAGTACGGAGCACTTAACAGAG TTCATGTTCTTTGGTGGAATGAGAGTGCAGATAGTCGTGCAGCTGGGAGACATAAGTCCCATGAGGATCCCAGAGTTGTGGCAGCTG ttCGGGAAAGTGTCAACTACCTAGTATCTCAGCAGAATATGCTTCTGATTCCTACATCGTTTTCGCCACTGAAATAG
- the NIPSNAP3A gene encoding protein NipSnap homolog 3A isoform X2 has protein sequence MLVLRSALTRALASRRLAPQVCSSFATGPRQYDGTFYEFRSYYLKPSKMNEFLENFKKNAHLRTAHSELVGYWSVEFGGRMNTVFHIWKYDNFAHRTEVRKALAKDKEWQEQFLIPNLALMDKQESEITYLVPWCKLEKPPKEVHVLWWNESADSRAAGRHKSHEDPRVVAAVRESVNYLVSQQNMLLIPTSFSPLK, from the exons GTGTGCTCATCTTTTGCTACGGGACCCAGACAATACGATGGAACATTCTATGAATTTCGTTCTTATTACCTTAAGCCCTCAAAGATGAATGAGTTCctggaaaattttaagaaaaacgcTCATCTTCGGACAGCTCACTCTGAATTGGTTGGATACTGGAGTGTAGAATTTGGAGGCAGAATGAATACAGTGTTTCATATTTGGAAGTATG ATAATTTTGCTCATCGAACTGAAGTTCGGAAAGCCTTGGCCAAAGATAAGGAATGGCAAGAACAATTCCTCATTCCAAATTTGGCTCTCATGGATAAACAAGAGAGTGAGATTACTTATCTGGTACCATGGTGCAAATTAGAAAAACCTCCAAAAGAAG TTCATGTTCTTTGGTGGAATGAGAGTGCAGATAGTCGTGCAGCTGGGAGACATAAGTCCCATGAGGATCCCAGAGTTGTGGCAGCTG ttCGGGAAAGTGTCAACTACCTAGTATCTCAGCAGAATATGCTTCTGATTCCTACATCGTTTTCGCCACTGAAATAG